Part of the Halomarina litorea genome is shown below.
CGGCGGGAACGGCCCGCACGTGGTTCTGGAGGACGCCGACGTTGACGACGCCGTGGACGCGGGGACGTTCGGGACGTTCCTCCACCAGGGTCAGATCTGCATCTCCATCAACCGCCACCTCGTCCACGAGTCGGTGTACGACGAGTACGTCGAGAAACTGGCCGAACGCGCGGAGAACCTCCCCATCGGCAACCCCTCGGAAGACCCCGAGGCAGTCGTCGGCCCCATCATCGACGACAGTCAGGTCGAGGACATCACCACCTACATCGAGCAGACGGTCGAGGAGGGGGCGACGCTCGAAGCCGGCGGCGACCACGACGGCCGGTTCGTCGAACCGACCGTGCTCTCGGACGCGACCAACGAGATGAGCGCCGCCTGCAACGAGCACTTCGGTCCCGTCGCGCCGGTCATCCCCTTCTCGGACGACGAGGAGGCGGTCGAACTCGCCAACGACACCGAGTACGGCCTCGCCGCGTCGGTGTTCGGCGGCGACCGGAACCGGGCGGAGGACGTGGCCGACCGCATCGACGCCGGGATGGTCCACGTCAACGACCAGCCGGTCAACGACGAGCCGCACGTCCCGTTCGGCGGGATGAAGGCCTCCGGAATCGGCCGGTACAACGGCGAGTGGGTCCTCGAGGAGTTCACCGAACCCAAGTGGGTGTCCGTCCAGCGCGAGACGCGCGACTACCCGTTCTGAGCGTCGTACGGTGAGAGTCGAGGCCGACTCAGTCCTCTTCCTCTTCGGTCGCCTCCGTCCCGTCTTCCTGTTCACCCGCATCCTCGTTCGCGTCCTCGCCGTCGGCCACCGCCGCCACCTGCGGTGTGTCGCGTTCGGTCACGCGAATCCCCTTCTCGGCGAGGTGGCGGGTCTGCTGGCGGGCGAAGTCCTCCTCGGTCGTCCCGCGCGTCGCGAGGACGTACATCAGGGCGCTCCCGACGGGGCGCATCGTCCGTCCGGCGCGCTGTGCGCCCTGCCTGCGTGACCCACCGAGGCCGGAGGCGACGATGGCGACTTCCGCGTTCGGGAGGTCGATGCCCTCGTCGCCGACCCGCGAGATGACGAGGACGTCGCGCCCCCCCGAACGGAACTCGTCGAACAGCACCTGTCGCCGGTGGTGGCGCATCTCCCCGGAGACGAACGGGACGTCCAGCGCCTCGCTGATGGCCTTCCCCTGGTCGAGGTAGTCGACGAACACCAGCACCTTCGCCCCGGCGTGCTCTTCGAGGAGCGTCCTGATGGCGTCGAGTTTCGCGGGGTTCTCGGAGGCGATTTGCCGGCGTTCGTGGCCGTCTGCGCTGGCGTACTCGTTTCTGGCCATCTCGTCGGCCCACGGGACGTAGCGAATCTCGACTTCGGGTTCCGCGACGAAGCCCGCCTCGAACAGCGCCGCCCAGTCGGTGCCGATGGGCGGGCCGATGAGCGTGTAGATGTCTCGTTCCCGGTCGTCTTCCCGGATGGGTGTCGCACTGAGTCCGAGGCGGTGTTTAGCCTGCAGGTCGGCGCTCCGCCGGTAGATGCGACTCGGGATGTGGTGGACCTCGTCGTAGAGGATGAGCCCCCACTTCCGTTCGTCGAACAGCATCCGGTGGCGGTCCATCCCCGCTGTCTGGTAGGTGGCGATGGTGACGGGCCGGACGTCCTTCGTCCCGCCGTGGTACTCGCCGATCTGGTCGGGTTCGAGGTTCGTGTGGTTCAACAACTCCTCGTGCCACTGCTCGGCGAGGTCACGCGAGGGGACGAGAATCAGCGTCTCGCCGCCGACGGCGGCCATGGCGGCCATCCCGGCGACGGTCTTGCCCGACCCCGGTGGGCCGACGAACACGCCCGATTTCCGCTCCATGAACTGTTCGACCCACGACGTCTGGTAGTCTCGCAGGTCGAGGTCCAGTCGGATGTCGATGGGGTCGCCCGTCTCCAGTTCGCGGCGGTCCTGGACGGGGTAGCCCGCCTCGTAGAGGATGCGCTTTATCTCGCCGACGGCACCGTCGACCACCCACGCCTCCGAGTCGGTCACCATCGCGCGGATGTGCTCGCCCTGGTCGAGTTTCTGCCGGGCGACGTTACCCATCAGGTCGTCGCTCCCCGCCCGGAGGATGGTGTAGCCGTCGTCGTGAGTGAGGAGCGTGAACTTGTGGGCGCGTTGCCACTGGTTCTCGACCCACTCCTCCAGGTGCGGCGAGCGCTCCGGGAGGACGTCGCGCATCGTCCGCAGGAGGTCCGCGAGGTGGTCGTAGGGCGCCTGCCAGACGTCCTCCTCGCGAATCTTGTAGATGTACGCCCCGTTCCGCGTGGAGTCGACGAGGTGGGCGAACTGGGCGAGTTGCGCCCGCGTGAACTGCCGGGGGTGTTCGACGACCACTTCCCGGCGGTCCGGAAAGAGGATGCGGTGTTCTCGCTCGGCGAACGACTGGAGGTCCGTCGGGTACCAGACGACGGGGTCCGAGGAGACGTCCGCGTGGGCGATTCGTCCGGCGTCGGCCAACCCGTCGAGCAGGTCCGTCGCCTCCGCCTGCGAGCACTCGAGGAGTCGCGCCACCTGACTGGCCGTCACGACGGGTCGGCGGAGTCGCTGGGCGATGGCCTGGAACTCCTCGGCGCTCAGTTCCGGCCCCGACTCCGCCGCCGATTCGGACGCCGCCTCCTCGTCCGA
Proteins encoded:
- a CDS encoding DEAD/DEAH box helicase: MSDTESDEEAASESAAESGPELSAEEFQAIAQRLRRPVVTASQVARLLECSQAEATDLLDGLADAGRIAHADVSSDPVVWYPTDLQSFAEREHRILFPDRREVVVEHPRQFTRAQLAQFAHLVDSTRNGAYIYKIREEDVWQAPYDHLADLLRTMRDVLPERSPHLEEWVENQWQRAHKFTLLTHDDGYTILRAGSDDLMGNVARQKLDQGEHIRAMVTDSEAWVVDGAVGEIKRILYEAGYPVQDRRELETGDPIDIRLDLDLRDYQTSWVEQFMERKSGVFVGPPGSGKTVAGMAAMAAVGGETLILVPSRDLAEQWHEELLNHTNLEPDQIGEYHGGTKDVRPVTIATYQTAGMDRHRMLFDERKWGLILYDEVHHIPSRIYRRSADLQAKHRLGLSATPIREDDRERDIYTLIGPPIGTDWAALFEAGFVAEPEVEIRYVPWADEMARNEYASADGHERRQIASENPAKLDAIRTLLEEHAGAKVLVFVDYLDQGKAISEALDVPFVSGEMRHHRRQVLFDEFRSGGRDVLVISRVGDEGIDLPNAEVAIVASGLGGSRRQGAQRAGRTMRPVGSALMYVLATRGTTEEDFARQQTRHLAEKGIRVTERDTPQVAAVADGEDANEDAGEQEDGTEATEEEED